The following proteins are co-located in the Citrobacter freundii ATCC 8090 = MTCC 1658 = NBRC 12681 genome:
- the pdeH gene encoding cyclic-guanylate-specific phosphodiesterase: MIKQVTQQLITLDASIENLQERRYWLQCERAYTYQPIYQTNGRLMAVELLTVVSHPDNPSQRIAPDRYFAEVTVRHRVDVVIEQLLQLELKGDFFRANNLLASVNVDGPTLIAMRQDPEILKIIEGLPWLRFELVEHIRLPKGSSFASMCEFGPLWLDDFGTGMANFSALSEVSYDYIKVARDLFVMLRKTPEGRNLFTLLLQLMNRYCRGVIVEGVETLEEWRDVQNSPAFAAQGYFLSRPVPLDTLEEVILSL, from the coding sequence ATGATAAAGCAGGTTACCCAGCAGCTCATTACGCTCGATGCGAGTATTGAAAACTTGCAGGAGAGACGCTATTGGCTGCAGTGCGAGCGTGCTTACACCTACCAGCCAATTTACCAGACCAACGGACGACTGATGGCCGTTGAACTGCTGACTGTCGTGAGCCATCCTGATAATCCATCCCAACGTATTGCGCCAGACCGCTATTTTGCCGAAGTAACCGTCCGACATCGTGTTGATGTGGTGATAGAGCAACTTCTTCAACTTGAGCTGAAAGGGGACTTTTTCAGAGCCAACAACCTGCTGGCTTCCGTGAACGTCGACGGACCAACGCTCATAGCGATGCGCCAGGATCCCGAAATCCTGAAAATCATTGAAGGCCTGCCGTGGCTGCGTTTTGAGCTAGTGGAACATATCCGCTTACCGAAGGGGTCGTCCTTCGCCTCAATGTGCGAGTTTGGCCCGCTCTGGCTGGATGATTTTGGTACCGGAATGGCGAACTTCTCGGCGCTTAGTGAAGTGAGTTATGACTATATCAAAGTGGCGCGAGACCTGTTCGTCATGCTGCGTAAGACGCCGGAGGGACGTAATCTCTTCACACTACTATTACAGCTGATGAACCGCTATTGCCGCGGTGTGATTGTCGAAGGCGTTGAAACGCTGGAAGAGTGGCGCGATGTGCAAAACTCACCGGCTTTTGCCGCACAAGGCTATTTTCTCTCTCGTCCAGTGCCTCTGGACACGCTTGAAGAGGTGATCCTGTCGCTTTGA
- a CDS encoding AsmA family protein yields MTKTGKITTSVIGVFLLLIVVLIIVIATFDWNRLKPTINQKVSTELNRPFAIRGDLGVVWERQKQETGWRSWVPWPHVHAEDIILGNPPDIPDVTMVHLPRVEATLAPLALLTKTVWLPWVKLVKPDARLIRLSEKNNNWTFNLAGDENRDPNAPPSAWSFRLDNILFDQGRIAINDKVTKSEIEILVDPLGKPLPFSEVTGAKGKESNARVEDYVFGLKVQGRYNGEPLSGSGKIGGMLALRGEDTPFPIQADFRSGNTRVAFIGTINDPMNMGGADLRLKFSGDSLGDLYDLTGVLLPDTPPFETDGRLVAKIDPEKSSVFDYRDFNGRIGDSDIHGTLAYTTGKPRPMLKGDVESRQLRLADLGPLIGVDSGKGAERAKQSEQRKGEKSVQPADKVLPYDRFETDKWNVMDADVRFKGRRIEHGSSLPISDLSTHIILKNADLRLQPLKFGLAGGSIVSSIHLEGDKKPMRGQADIQARRLKLKALMPDVELMQKTLGEMNGDARFSGSGNSVAALLGNSNGNLKLLMNDGLISRNLMEIVGLNLGNYLVGQIFGDDEVRVNCAAANLDIVNGVARPQIFAFDTENAVINVTGTASFASEQLDLTIDPESKGIRIITLRSPLYVRGTFKNPQAGVKAGPLIARGAVAAALATLVTPAAALLALISPSEGDANQCRTILSQMKK; encoded by the coding sequence ATGACGAAAACAGGTAAAATAACCACTTCAGTAATAGGGGTTTTCTTGTTGTTGATCGTCGTACTCATCATTGTGATTGCGACATTTGACTGGAACCGGCTCAAACCGACCATCAACCAGAAAGTCTCTACAGAACTCAACCGGCCCTTTGCTATACGGGGTGACCTGGGCGTGGTTTGGGAACGCCAGAAGCAGGAAACCGGCTGGCGTAGCTGGGTTCCGTGGCCGCATGTTCATGCTGAAGATATCATCCTCGGCAACCCGCCAGACATTCCTGACGTTACCATGGTGCATCTCCCGCGTGTTGAAGCTACGCTCGCACCACTGGCACTGCTGACAAAAACCGTCTGGCTCCCGTGGGTCAAGCTGGTCAAACCCGATGCGCGGCTGATCCGTCTGTCGGAGAAAAACAATAACTGGACCTTTAACTTAGCTGGGGACGAAAACCGCGATCCTAATGCGCCGCCATCCGCGTGGTCGTTCCGGCTGGATAACATTCTGTTTGACCAGGGACGCATCGCCATTAACGATAAGGTGACGAAGTCGGAGATTGAGATCCTGGTCGATCCGCTTGGCAAACCGTTGCCCTTTAGCGAAGTGACCGGCGCAAAAGGTAAAGAGAGCAACGCCCGCGTCGAGGACTACGTGTTTGGTCTGAAAGTGCAAGGGCGATATAACGGCGAACCGCTAAGCGGTAGCGGAAAAATTGGCGGAATGCTGGCGCTGCGTGGTGAAGATACGCCTTTCCCGATTCAGGCTGATTTCCGTTCGGGCAATACGCGCGTAGCGTTTATCGGCACGATAAACGATCCGATGAACATGGGCGGGGCGGATCTGCGACTTAAATTCTCGGGAGATTCGCTAGGGGATTTATACGATTTGACCGGCGTGCTGCTCCCGGATACGCCGCCGTTTGAAACCGACGGACGTCTGGTAGCGAAAATTGACCCGGAAAAATCCTCTGTTTTTGATTATCGCGATTTCAATGGCCGCATTGGCGACAGCGATATTCACGGAACGCTGGCCTACACCACCGGCAAGCCGCGACCCATGCTGAAGGGCGATGTGGAATCACGCCAGCTGAGGCTGGCCGATTTGGGGCCGCTGATCGGGGTGGATTCAGGCAAAGGGGCGGAACGGGCAAAACAATCTGAACAGCGCAAAGGTGAGAAGAGCGTTCAGCCTGCGGACAAGGTGTTGCCGTATGACCGTTTTGAAACAGACAAATGGAACGTAATGGACGCTGACGTGCGTTTCAAAGGACGGCGTATTGAGCATGGCAGTAGTCTGCCGATCAGCGATCTCTCCACTCATATCATCCTGAAAAATGCCGACCTGCGTCTGCAACCGCTGAAATTTGGTCTTGCGGGAGGCAGCATTGTTTCCAGCATCCATCTGGAAGGGGATAAAAAGCCGATGCGGGGGCAGGCGGATATCCAGGCTCGCCGCCTGAAGCTTAAAGCGCTGATGCCGGATGTGGAACTGATGCAAAAAACGCTTGGTGAAATGAACGGTGACGCCAGGTTTAGTGGGAGCGGAAACTCGGTGGCGGCGCTGTTGGGTAACAGCAATGGCAACCTGAAACTGCTGATGAATGACGGTTTGATCAGCCGGAATCTGATGGAAATTGTGGGCTTGAATCTGGGGAACTATCTTGTCGGGCAGATATTTGGCGATGACGAAGTGCGGGTGAACTGCGCGGCGGCGAATCTGGATATTGTTAACGGCGTGGCGCGTCCGCAGATTTTTGCTTTTGATACAGAAAACGCAGTCATTAATGTCACCGGTACGGCAAGTTTTGCGTCGGAGCAACTGGATTTAACCATCGATCCGGAGAGCAAAGGGATTCGTATTATTACTCTGCGTTCGCCGTTGTATGTTCGCGGCACCTTTAAGAATCCGCAGGCAGGCGTGAAGGCCGGGCCGCTGATTGCGCGCGGTGCGGTTGCTGCTGCGCTGGCAACGCTGGTGACGCCAGCGGCAGCCCTGCTGGCGCTGATTTCACCTTCTGAAGGGGATGCTAATCAGTGCCGGACAATCCTGTCGCAGATGAAGAAGTGA
- a CDS encoding sugar kinase — MSRKIAVIGECMIELSQKGADVQRGFGGDTLNTSVYIARQVDATALSVHYVTALGTDSFSQQMLESWQGENVDTSLTQRMENRLPGLYYIETDSTGERTFYYWRNEAAAKFWLESEQSAAICEELATFDYLYLSGISLAILSPASRDKLLSLLRECRANGGKVIFDNNYRPRLWSSKEETQQVYQQMLECTNIAFLTLDDEDALWGEKPVAEVIARTHAAGVQEVVVKRGADSCLVSIAGEALIDVSAVKLPKEKVIDTTAAGDSFSAGYLAVRLTGGDAAEAAKRGHLTASTVIQHRGAIIPRDAMPQ; from the coding sequence ATGTCCAGAAAGATTGCCGTGATTGGCGAATGCATGATTGAGCTGTCACAGAAAGGCGCTGACGTTCAGCGCGGATTCGGTGGCGACACGTTGAATACATCCGTTTATATCGCCCGTCAGGTCGATGCTACGGCACTTTCCGTACACTATGTGACTGCACTGGGTACCGACAGTTTTAGCCAACAAATGCTGGAGTCCTGGCAGGGTGAAAACGTGGATACCTCATTAACCCAGCGCATGGAAAACCGCCTGCCGGGTCTCTACTACATTGAGACCGACAGCACTGGCGAGCGCACCTTCTATTACTGGCGTAATGAAGCCGCCGCAAAATTCTGGCTGGAGAGCGAGCAGTCTGCCGCGATTTGCGAAGAGCTGGCGACATTTGATTACTTGTATCTGAGCGGAATCAGCCTGGCGATTTTAAGCCCGGCAAGTCGTGACAAGCTGCTGTCGTTGCTGCGTGAATGCCGTGCCAACGGTGGAAAGGTCATTTTTGATAATAACTACCGCCCACGTCTGTGGAGCAGCAAAGAAGAAACCCAGCAGGTGTATCAGCAGATGCTGGAATGCACCAATATCGCATTCCTGACGCTGGACGATGAAGACGCGCTGTGGGGTGAAAAACCCGTTGCTGAGGTGATTGCCCGTACTCACGCAGCTGGTGTACAGGAAGTGGTTGTGAAGCGTGGCGCAGACTCTTGCCTGGTTTCCATCGCGGGCGAAGCGCTCATCGACGTTTCGGCCGTTAAATTGCCGAAAGAGAAGGTGATCGATACCACTGCGGCCGGAGACTCCTTCAGCGCCGGATATCTGGCGGTACGTCTGACCGGTGGCGATGCTGCTGAGGCCGCAAAACGCGGCCACCTGACGGCAAGCACCGTGATTCAGCACCGCGGGGCGATTATCCCACGCGACGCTATGCCGCAATAA
- a CDS encoding M16 family metallopeptidase produces the protein MQGTKIRLLAGGLLMMATAGYVQADALQPDPAWQQGTLANGLQWQVLATPQRPSDRIEVRLLVNTGSLTESTQQSGFSHAIPRIALTQSGGLDATQARSLWQQGFDPKRPMPPVIVSYDSTLYNLSLPNSRNDLLKESLSYLANISGNLSITSETVNHALSSEDMVATWPSDTKEGWWRYRLKGSTLLGHDPADPLKTPVDAAKIQSFYQKWYTPDAMTLIIVGNVDARSVAEQINKTFGELKGKRETPAPVPTLSPLRAEAVSIMTDAVRQDRLSIMWDTPWQPIRESAALLRYWRADLAREALFWHIQQELTKNNAKDIGLGFDCRVLFLRAQCAINVESPNDKLNANLGTVARELAKVRDKGLPEEEFNALVAQKNLELQKLFATYGRTDTDILISQRLRSLQNQVVDIAPEQYQRLRQSFLNSLSVEMLNQDLRQQLSQDMALILLQPKGEPEFNMKDLQATWDSIMAPVTAAATSVETDESHHEVTDIPPVQ, from the coding sequence ATGCAGGGCACAAAAATTCGACTTTTAGCGGGCGGCTTGCTGATGATGGCCACTGCCGGCTATGTGCAGGCAGATGCGCTCCAGCCTGACCCGGCGTGGCAACAGGGCACGCTGGCAAATGGTCTACAGTGGCAAGTGTTAGCCACTCCCCAGCGCCCCAGCGACCGTATTGAGGTCCGCCTGCTGGTTAATACCGGTTCACTCACCGAAAGTACGCAACAGAGTGGTTTCAGCCATGCGATCCCACGTATCGCGCTGACGCAAAGCGGTGGCCTCGATGCCACGCAAGCCCGTTCATTGTGGCAGCAGGGGTTCGATCCCAAACGTCCCATGCCGCCGGTTATCGTTTCCTATGATTCCACGTTGTATAACCTTAGTCTGCCAAACAGCCGTAACGATCTACTGAAAGAGTCACTTTCTTACCTGGCGAATATCTCCGGCAATCTGAGCATCACCTCTGAAACGGTCAATCATGCGCTGAGCAGCGAAGATATGGTTGCAACCTGGCCGTCAGATACCAAAGAAGGGTGGTGGCGTTACCGTCTGAAGGGATCGACTCTGCTGGGACACGATCCCGCCGATCCGCTGAAAACGCCTGTAGATGCGGCGAAAATTCAGTCTTTCTACCAGAAATGGTATACCCCGGACGCGATGACGCTGATCATCGTCGGTAACGTTGATGCACGCAGCGTAGCTGAGCAAATCAATAAAACCTTTGGCGAGTTAAAAGGAAAACGCGAAACGCCTGCACCGGTACCTACGCTCTCTCCGCTGCGAGCAGAAGCCGTAAGCATTATGACCGATGCGGTACGCCAGGATCGCCTGTCTATTATGTGGGATACGCCGTGGCAACCGATCCGTGAATCTGCCGCGTTGTTACGTTATTGGCGCGCTGATTTAGCTCGTGAGGCGCTGTTCTGGCACATTCAGCAAGAGCTAACCAAAAACAATGCCAAAGACATTGGCCTCGGATTTGACTGCCGGGTGCTGTTCCTGCGCGCGCAGTGTGCGATTAACGTTGAGTCGCCAAACGATAAGCTGAACGCCAATCTGGGTACGGTTGCGCGTGAGCTGGCGAAAGTGCGTGATAAGGGACTTCCGGAAGAAGAGTTCAATGCGCTGGTCGCGCAAAAGAATCTGGAACTGCAGAAGCTGTTTGCCACCTATGGTCGTACCGATACCGATATTTTGATCAGCCAGCGTTTGCGCTCGCTGCAAAATCAGGTGGTGGATATTGCGCCTGAACAGTATCAGCGTTTACGCCAGAGCTTCCTCAACAGCCTGAGCGTTGAGATGTTGAATCAGGACCTGCGACAGCAGCTGTCGCAAGATATGGCGTTAATTCTGCTGCAGCCGAAGGGTGAACCTGAATTCAATATGAAGGATCTGCAGGCGACGTGGGATAGCATTATGGCGCCCGTTACCGCAGCGGCAACATCTGTTGAAACGGATGAATCACACCATGAAGTGACGGATATCCCGCCGGTACAATAA
- the dctA gene encoding C4-dicarboxylate transporter DctC, producing MKTSIFKSLYFQVLTAIAIGILLGHYYPELGAQMKPLGDAFVKLIKMVIAPVIFCTVVTGIAGMESMKAVGRTGAVALLYFEIVSTIALIIGLIIVNVVQPGAGMNVDPATLDAKAVAIYAEQAKDQGIVGFLMDIIPGSVIGAFASGNILQVLLFAVMFGFALHRLGSKGQMIFNVIESFSQVIFGIINMIMRLAPIGAFGAMAFTIGKYGVGTLVQLGQLIICFYITCILFVVVVLGSIARATGFSIFKFIRYIREELLIVLGTSSSESALPRMLDKMEKLGCRKSVVGLVIPTGYSFNLDGTSIYLTMAAVFIAQATNSHMDIFHQITLLVVLLLSSKGAAGVTGSGFIVLAATISAVGHLPVAGLALILGIDRFMSEARALTNLVGNGVATVVVAKWVKELDHKKLDDVLNNRAPDGKTHDLSS from the coding sequence ATGAAGACCTCTATATTCAAAAGCCTTTACTTTCAGGTCCTGACAGCAATTGCCATTGGTATTCTCCTTGGCCATTACTACCCTGAATTAGGCGCCCAAATGAAGCCGCTTGGTGATGCTTTCGTTAAGCTCATCAAGATGGTCATCGCACCTGTCATCTTCTGTACTGTCGTGACCGGCATTGCAGGCATGGAAAGTATGAAAGCAGTAGGCCGCACCGGTGCGGTTGCACTGCTCTATTTTGAAATTGTCAGTACGATTGCGCTGATCATCGGCCTTATCATCGTCAACGTGGTGCAACCCGGTGCCGGAATGAACGTCGATCCGGCGACGCTGGACGCTAAAGCGGTTGCCATTTACGCTGAACAGGCAAAAGACCAGGGGATCGTAGGCTTCCTGATGGATATTATCCCGGGTAGCGTGATTGGCGCGTTCGCCAGCGGTAACATCCTGCAGGTATTACTGTTTGCGGTAATGTTTGGTTTTGCGCTGCACCGTCTGGGCAGCAAAGGCCAGATGATTTTCAACGTGATTGAAAGCTTCTCGCAGGTTATTTTCGGCATCATCAATATGATCATGCGTCTGGCGCCGATCGGTGCTTTCGGTGCCATGGCCTTTACCATCGGTAAATATGGCGTCGGAACGCTGGTGCAACTGGGTCAGCTGATAATCTGCTTCTACATCACCTGTATTCTGTTTGTGGTTGTGGTTCTGGGCTCCATTGCTCGCGCAACCGGCTTCAGCATTTTCAAATTCATCCGCTATATCCGTGAAGAACTGCTGATCGTACTGGGTACGTCTTCTTCTGAATCCGCGCTGCCGCGTATGCTCGATAAGATGGAAAAACTGGGCTGCCGGAAGTCGGTTGTCGGGTTGGTTATACCCACGGGCTACTCGTTTAACCTTGATGGGACATCAATCTATCTGACGATGGCGGCGGTGTTTATCGCTCAGGCAACCAACAGCCATATGGATATCTTCCATCAGATAACCCTGTTGGTGGTGCTCCTGCTCTCCTCAAAAGGTGCAGCGGGTGTGACCGGCAGTGGCTTCATTGTTCTGGCCGCGACGATCTCTGCTGTGGGCCATTTGCCGGTTGCGGGTCTGGCTCTGATTCTTGGTATTGACCGCTTTATGTCTGAAGCACGTGCGCTGACTAACCTGGTCGGCAACGGTGTGGCAACTGTCGTCGTCGCTAAATGGGTCAAAGAACTGGACCATAAAAAGTTGGACGATGTGCTGAATAATCGTGCGCCGGATGGCAAAACGCACGATTTATCCTCTTAA